One stretch of Streptomyces agglomeratus DNA includes these proteins:
- a CDS encoding integrase has translation MNGNPGVTQSTIHWDPFPAAFREEMRLLAWTLINRELTSVFLRERGPSWRSRQSPGATCKTVGIWARLAEWLIERGITELRDCTTEVLREYGHRLRDGGAARSSVHIMLSSLTRLWAFDQLSGRPSGVGRPPWEAEGVDDYLPPATSGGENETEAIAEQTMGPLLIWAIRMVEDFSDDILAAWAERNRLHAAAHANQTTPASLASLKSFMDPLIAGGLPIPTSDWYGETALAGTYIAAMTGASRNQVYNASKRLGWRKAALQKPGPCPLSIPVTGMLAGITWREALDYNEGAYLMRQLGTACFIVIAYLTGMRPGEAVGLRSGCCPDPDPDEQGLSGRHLITSTVYKTARDEDGNHRSEGELRDVPWVAIAPVVNAIRILERIVPDGKLLFDHYAHDLRGTRAGTGALSVQTMADRVEDFVSWANEEATSHGLISEVIPPDPHGAIGTERFRRSLAWHIARRPGGLVALAIQYGHLRTSVSVGYASRSRDGIHELLDVETARATIDTVADLHDDLEDGIGISGPAARRAIKAAATAAQYEGTVINARQARQILANPQLAVYDNPNTLLMCVYKRDKALCHRGVKDTPSLDRCVTTCGNIARTDQHITKILDRADFLEKQAAHVPGPLGDRLRSSANRLRDLADAHHRTRITLQDGAA, from the coding sequence ATGAACGGCAATCCGGGCGTCACCCAGAGCACGATCCACTGGGACCCGTTTCCTGCTGCCTTTCGGGAGGAAATGCGACTGCTGGCCTGGACGTTGATCAATAGGGAGCTGACGTCGGTGTTCCTGCGTGAACGCGGTCCGTCCTGGCGATCTCGGCAGAGCCCGGGGGCGACCTGCAAGACCGTCGGAATCTGGGCCCGCCTGGCCGAATGGCTCATCGAACGCGGCATCACCGAGCTCCGTGACTGCACCACGGAGGTGCTGCGTGAGTACGGCCATCGTCTGCGTGACGGCGGGGCCGCCCGCTCGTCAGTGCACATCATGCTGTCGTCCCTGACTCGGTTGTGGGCCTTTGACCAGCTCAGCGGGCGGCCCAGCGGGGTCGGTCGCCCGCCCTGGGAGGCCGAGGGAGTGGACGATTATCTGCCGCCGGCCACTTCGGGCGGTGAGAACGAGACCGAGGCAATTGCCGAACAGACCATGGGCCCGTTGCTGATCTGGGCGATCCGCATGGTCGAGGACTTCAGCGACGACATCCTCGCCGCCTGGGCCGAGCGGAACCGCCTCCACGCGGCTGCCCACGCCAACCAGACGACCCCGGCTTCTCTGGCCTCGCTCAAGTCCTTCATGGATCCGCTGATCGCCGGTGGCCTGCCCATCCCGACCTCGGATTGGTACGGCGAGACAGCGCTCGCCGGCACCTACATCGCGGCGATGACCGGCGCGTCACGGAACCAGGTCTACAACGCCTCTAAGCGCCTGGGCTGGCGGAAGGCGGCCCTGCAGAAACCGGGTCCCTGCCCCCTCAGCATCCCGGTGACCGGGATGCTGGCCGGCATTACCTGGCGAGAGGCCCTCGATTACAACGAGGGCGCCTACCTGATGCGACAGTTGGGCACAGCCTGCTTCATCGTCATCGCCTACTTGACTGGAATGCGCCCTGGTGAGGCGGTCGGCCTGCGCAGTGGATGCTGCCCTGATCCCGACCCCGACGAGCAGGGGCTGTCAGGACGGCACTTGATCACGAGCACTGTTTACAAGACCGCCCGGGACGAGGACGGCAACCACCGATCCGAGGGCGAACTCCGCGACGTTCCCTGGGTGGCCATCGCCCCAGTGGTGAACGCGATCCGCATCCTGGAGCGCATCGTCCCGGACGGGAAGCTGCTGTTCGATCACTATGCGCACGACCTGCGCGGCACTCGTGCTGGCACCGGCGCACTGTCCGTCCAGACGATGGCGGACCGGGTGGAGGACTTCGTCTCCTGGGCCAACGAGGAGGCGACGAGTCACGGTCTGATCAGCGAGGTCATACCGCCGGACCCGCACGGCGCGATCGGCACCGAGCGATTCCGTCGCAGCCTCGCCTGGCACATCGCCCGCCGCCCCGGTGGACTCGTTGCCCTGGCAATTCAGTATGGCCATCTGCGAACTTCCGTATCCGTCGGATACGCCTCCCGCAGCCGCGATGGCATCCACGAGCTCCTCGATGTCGAGACCGCCCGAGCAACCATCGACACCGTCGCTGACCTGCACGACGACCTCGAAGACGGGATCGGTATCTCCGGACCGGCCGCCCGGCGAGCGATCAAAGCCGCAGCCACCGCAGCCCAATACGAGGGCACGGTCATCAACGCCCGCCAGGCCCGCCAGATCCTCGCCAACCCCCAGCTGGCTGTCTACGACAACCCCAACACCTTGCTGATGTGTGTCTACAAGCGTGACAAGGCCCTATGCCATCGCGGCGTCAAGGACACCCCCAGCCTCGATCGTTGCGTCACCACCTGCGGAAACATCGCCCGCACCGACCAGCACATCACCAAGATCCTGGACCGGGCTGACTTCCTCGAGAAGCAGGCGGCCCACGTCCCCGGCCCGCTCGGTGACCGCCTTCGCAGCAGTGCCAACCGCCTGCGCGACCTCGCCGATGCTCACCACCGCACCCGAATCACTCTCCAGGACGGCGCCGCATGA